One Clostridium sp. CM027 genomic window carries:
- a CDS encoding GNAT family N-acetyltransferase has translation MEFRKAVETDANDIMSIIMQAQAYLKKHGINQWQNNYPNVEIISNDIDNKNGYVLLKDDNIVATAAVSFDGEKTYDSIYEGQWISDNEYAVIHRIAIDNNYKGLALASQIIKNIEQICLNKGVYSIKMDTHEENLSMQKLLKKNKFQYCGIIYLEDGNKRIAFEKTLY, from the coding sequence ATGGAATTTAGAAAAGCAGTTGAAACAGATGCTAATGATATAATGAGTATTATTATGCAGGCACAAGCATACTTAAAAAAACATGGGATTAACCAATGGCAGAATAACTATCCCAATGTTGAAATAATAAGTAATGATATTGATAATAAAAATGGTTATGTACTGTTAAAAGACGATAATATTGTTGCTACGGCAGCAGTTTCTTTTGATGGAGAAAAAACATATGACTCTATTTATGAGGGGCAATGGATTAGTGATAATGAATATGCAGTTATTCATAGAATCGCTATTGACAACAATTATAAAGGATTAGCATTAGCATCACAGATTATCAAAAATATAGAGCAGATTTGTTTGAATAAAGGTGTGTACAGTATAAAAATGGATACACATGAAGAAAACTTATCTATGCAAAAGCTGCTTAAGAAAAACAAATTTCAGTATTGTGGAATAATTTATTTAGAAGATGGAAATAAAAGAATAGCTTTTGAGAAAACACTATACTAA
- a CDS encoding FAD-dependent oxidoreductase codes for MSTAPMNERIHSYNAKIFLQLTGGLGRSAMPGLYKKPIAPSKAENRFDPRLTHEAMTTEDIKVLIENFIKSAAVAKQSGFDGVEVHAVHEGYLLDQFAIGFFNKRVDEYGGDLRGRLKIATDIVKGIKAQCGEDFPVSLRFSVKSMMKGLRQGALPGEKFDEVGKDTEEGLEAAKILVEAGYDMLNVDAGTYDSWYWNHPPMYFNDKGMYREFGRQVKQVVDVPVTISGMDPSLAGKDIVIIGAGLVGCETGLWLSKMSKNVSIIEMLPVICGGPHNMPFMNWDMMKDLLPFNNIKVMTSTKIEKIDSNGVKVSNKDGESILNADTIIAATGYEPHNPLQSILDKSKKETYNIGDSREVKNIMKSIWDAFKVAIQAIC; via the coding sequence ATGTCAACAGCTCCAATGAATGAAAGAATTCATTCTTATAATGCAAAAATATTTTTACAATTGACAGGTGGTTTGGGACGTTCTGCAATGCCTGGACTATATAAAAAGCCAATTGCTCCTTCAAAGGCAGAAAACCGCTTTGACCCAAGATTAACTCATGAAGCAATGACTACTGAAGATATAAAAGTTTTAATAGAAAACTTCATAAAATCAGCAGCAGTGGCAAAACAGTCAGGTTTTGATGGAGTTGAGGTCCATGCTGTACACGAAGGATATCTTTTAGATCAATTCGCAATCGGTTTCTTTAACAAAAGAGTTGATGAATATGGCGGAGACTTAAGAGGCCGTTTGAAAATCGCAACTGATATAGTTAAGGGAATCAAGGCACAATGTGGTGAAGATTTCCCAGTTTCACTACGTTTCAGTGTTAAGAGTATGATGAAGGGACTTCGTCAAGGCGCATTACCAGGAGAAAAATTTGATGAAGTTGGTAAGGACACAGAAGAAGGATTGGAAGCAGCTAAAATATTAGTAGAAGCGGGCTATGATATGCTAAATGTTGATGCTGGGACTTATGATTCTTGGTATTGGAATCACCCACCAATGTATTTTAACGATAAGGGAATGTACAGAGAATTCGGTAGACAAGTTAAGCAGGTTGTGGATGTTCCAGTCACTATTTCAGGAATGGATCCATCCTTGGCTGGTAAAGATATTGTAATAATAGGTGCAGGTCTTGTTGGTTGTGAAACCGGTCTTTGGTTGTCAAAAATGAGCAAAAATGTTAGCATAATAGAAATGCTTCCGGTTATTTGCGGTGGTCCTCACAATATGCCATTTATGAACTGGGATATGATGAAGGATTTACTTCCATTCAACAATATTAAAGTAATGACTAGCACAAAGATTGAAAAAATAGATTCGAATGGTGTTAAAGTTTCTAATAAAGATGGAGAAAGTATATTAAACGCAGACACAATAATAGCTGCAACAGGGTACGAGCCTCATAATCCACTACAAAGCATACTTGACAAAAGTAAAAAGGAAACATATAACATTGGGGATTCTAGGGAAGTTAAGAACATTATGAAATCTATTTGGGACGCATTTAAAGTAGCAATTCAAGCAATTTGTTGA